From Chiroxiphia lanceolata isolate bChiLan1 chromosome 11, bChiLan1.pri, whole genome shotgun sequence, the proteins below share one genomic window:
- the CAMK1 gene encoding calcium/calmodulin-dependent protein kinase type 1, producing MPLGQDGPSWKKRTEDIRRIYDFRDVLGTGAFSEVVLAEEKATRKLVAIKCIAKKALEGKETSIENEIAVLHKIKHPNIVALDDIYESGTHLYLIMQLVSGGELFDRIVEKGFYTERDASALIRQILDAVKYLHDMGIVHRDLKPENLLYYSMDEDSKIMISDFGLSKIEGCGSVMSTACGTPGYVAPEVLAQKPYSKAVDCWSIGVIAYILLCGYPPFYDENDAKLFEQILRAEYEFDSPYWDDISDSAKDFIQHLMEKDPSKRFTCEQALQHPWIAGDTALDKNIHQSVSEQIKKNFAKSKWKQAFNATAVVRHMRKLQLGTSQDIPGQTTPTSPGERLVGGTSNGSDCGRPPTSRGQRLPPD from the exons ATGCCGCTGGGGCAGGATGGGCCCAGCTGGAAGAAGAGGACCGAGGATATTCGGCGGATCTACGACTTCCGAGATGTCCTGGGCAC GGGGGCCTTCTCCGAGGTGGTCCTAGCAGAGGAGAAGGCGACACGGAAGCTGGTGGCCATCAAGTGCATCGCCAAGAAGGCgctggaggggaaggagacCAGCATCGAGAACGAGATCGCCGTCCTCCACAA GATCAAGCACCCCAATATTGTGGCCTTGGATGACATCTATGAGAGTGGCACTCACCTCTACCTCATCATGCAGCT GGTCTCAGGGGGGGAACTCTTCGACCGCATCGTGGAGAAGGGCTTCTACACCGAGCGGGATGCCAGCGCCCTGATCCGGCAGATCCTCGATGCTGTCAAGTACCTGCATGACATGGGCATCGTCCACCGCGACCTGAAG CCCGAGAACCTGCTCTATTACAGCATGGATGAGGACTCCAAGATCATGATCAGCGACTTCGGGCTGTCAAAGATCGAGGGCTGTGGCAGTGTCATGTCCACGGCCTGTGGCACCCCTGGCTATGTGG cccctgagGTGCTGGCACAGAAGCCTTACAGCAAGGCAGTGGATTGCTGGTCCATCGGGGTTATCGCCTACATTCT gcTCTGCGGTTACCCCCCTTTCTATGATGAGAACGATGCCAAGCTCTTTGAGCAGATCCTGCGGGCCGAGTACGAGTTTGACTCACCTTACTGGGATGACATCTCGGACTCGG CCAAGGACTTCATCCAACACCTGATGGAGAAGGACCCCAGCAAGCGCTTCACCTGTGAGCAAGCACTGCAGCATCCCTG GATCGctggggacacagccctggacAAGAACATCCACCAGTCAGTGAGCGAGCAGATCAAGAAGAACTTCGCAAAGAGCAAGTGGAAG CAAGCTTTCAACGCCACGGCAGTGGTGAGACACATGAGAAAGCTGCAGTTGGGAACCAGCCAGGACATCCCTGGACAGACAACTCCCACCAGCCCCGGCGAGCGGCTGGTAGGGGGGACCAGCAATG GGTCAGACTGTGGGCGCCCACCCACAAGCAGAGGTCAGCGCCTCCCTCCAGACTGA
- the OGG1 gene encoding N-glycosylase/DNA lyase: MKLRDAPSACPSLWRCLPCPLTELRLDLVLSSGQSFRWWESSPGAWTGVLEGRVWTLRQDRDRLWYTVYGEEDEHKERGRCPAKAAKLDGAETDRILRDYFQLDVGLSALYREWEAADPLFRKVAEDFPGVRVLRQDPVECLFSFICTSNNHISRITAMIERLCQAFGRHLCCIDARPFHAFPSLSALTGTDAEARLRALGFGYRAKFVSGSAQAIAQGLGAEGLCQLRTAPYAEARKVLCTLPGVGAKVADCVCLMSLDKAEAVPVDTHVWHVARQRYGMAVGSKSLTPRAYQEIGDFFRGLWGPRAGWAQAVLFCADLRKGQELTSSRDQAWES, translated from the exons atGAAGCTGCGGGACGCCCCGTCCGCCTGCCCGTCGCTGTGGCGCTGCCTGCCGTGCCCGCTGACCGAGCTGCGCCTGGACCTGGTGCTGTCCTCGGGACAGAGCTTCCG GTGGTGGGAGAGCAGCCCGGGGGCCTGGACAGGCGTGTTGGAAGGCCGCGTCTGGACACTGCGGCAGGACCGGGACCGGCTCTGGTACACGGTGTACGGCGAGGAGGATGAGCACAAGGAACGGGGTCGGTGCCCCGCCAAAGCAGCCAAGCTGGACGGTGCGGAGACAGACCGGATCCTGCGCGACTACTTCCAGCTGGACGTGGGTCTGTCGGCCCTGTATCGTGAGTGGGAGGCGGCCGACCCCCTCTTCCGCAAGGTGGCCGAGGACTTCCCAG GGGTGCGGGTACTGCGGCAGGACCCCGTCGAGTGCCTCTTCTCCTTCATTTGCACCTCCAACAACCACATTTCCCGCATCACTGCCATGATCGAGCGCCTCTGCCAGGCCTTTGGCCGCCACCTCTGCTGCATCGACGCCCGGCCATTCCACGCCTTCCCATCCCTCTCGGCACTCACAG GCACTGATGCTGAGGCCCGGCTGCGGGCACTGGGCTTTGGGTACCGGGCCAAGTTTGTCAGTGGGAGTGCGCAGGCCATCGCCCAGGGGCTTGGTGCcgaggggctgtgccagctccgCACCGCGCCCTACGCCGAGGCCAGGAAGGTGCTGTGCACCCTGCCCGGTGTAGGTGCCAAG gTGGCTGACTGCGTCTGCCTGATGTCCCTGGACAAGGCCGAGGCGGTGCCAGTGGACACCCATGTCTGGCACGTTGCACGGCAGCGCTATGGCATGGCAGTGGGCAGCAAGAGCCTGACCCCCCGGGCCTACCAAGAGATCg GCGATTTCTTTCGGGGGCTGTGGGGCCCCCGCGCCGGCTGGGCACAAGCG GTACTGTTCTGTGCTGACCTCCGCAAGGGCCAGGAGCTGACCAGCAGCCGGGATCAGGCCTGGGAGAGCTGA
- the TADA3 gene encoding transcriptional adapter 3 has product MSELKDCPLQFHDFKSVDHVKVCPRYTAVQARSEDDGIGIEELDTLQLELETLLSSASRRLRVLEAETQILTDWQDKKGDRRFLKLSKDHDVGTSVKHGKPKKQKLEGKGGHGTGPGPGRPKSKNLQPKIQEYEFQDDPIEVPRIPKNDAPNRFWASVEPYCADLTNEEVRVLEELLKPPEDEAEHYKIPPLGKHYSQRWAQEDLLEEQKDGARAAAAADKKKGVLGPLTELDTKDVDALLKKSEAQHEQPEDGCPFGPLTQRLLQALVEENIISPVEDSPIPEIAGKDSGADGAGTSPRSQNKPFSVPHTKSLEGRIKEELVAQGLLESEDRPAEDSEDEVLAELRKRQAELKALSAHNRTKKHELLRLAKEELHRQELRQRVRMADNEVMDAFRKIMAARQKKRTPTKKEKDQAWKTLKERESILKLLDG; this is encoded by the exons ATGAGCGAACTGAAGGACTGCCCGCTGCAGTTCCACGACTTCAAGTCGGTGGACCACGTGAAGGTGTGCCCCCGGTACACGGCCGTGCAGGCCCGCTCGGAGGATGACGGCATCGGCATCGAGGAGCTGGACacactgcagctggagctggagacGCTGCTCTCCTCCGCCAGCCGCCGCCTCCGCGTCCTGGAGGCTGAGACACAG ATCCTGACAGACTGGCAGGATAAGAAAGGCGACCGGCGGTTCCTGAAGCTGAGCAAGGACCACGATGTGGGCACATCTGTCAAACATGGGAAGCCCAAGAAGCAGAAGCTGGAGGGCAAAGGGGGCCATGGGACTGGCCCTGGCCCCGGCCGACCCAAGTCCAAGAACCTGCAGCCCAAGATCCAGGAGTATGAGTTCCAGGATGATCCCATTGAAGTGCCCCGCATTCCCAAAAATGATGCTCCAAACAG gttCTGGGCATCAGTGGAGCCATACTGTGCGGATCTCACTAATGAGGAGGTCAGagtcctggaggagctgctcaaGCCACCGGAGGATGAGGCTGAGCATTACAAG ATCCCGCCACTGGGGAAGCATTATTCCCAGCGCTGGGCACAGGAGGacctgctggaggagcagaaggatggagcccgggcagcagctgctgccgACAAGAAGAAAGGTGTCCTGGGGCCACTGACTGAACTGGACACCAAAG ACGTCGATGCCCTCCTGAAGAAGTCGGAGGCCCAGCACGAGCAGCCAGAGGATGGGTGTCCCTTCGGTCCCCTGACACAGCGTCTCCTGCAGGCCCTTGTGGAG GAAAACATCATCTCCCCCGTGGAGGACTCCCCCATCCCTGAGATCGCCGGCAAGGACTCAGGAGCTGACGGTGCCGGCACATCTCCCCGCAGCCAGAACAAGCCCTTCAG CGTCCCCCACACCAAGTCCCTGGAGGGTCGGATCAAGGAGGAGCTGGTGGCCCAGGGCCTGCTGGAGTCAGAGGACCGCCCGGCCGAGGACTCGGAGGAtgaggtgctggcagagctgcgCAAGAGGCAGGCGGAGCTCAAGGCCCTCAGCGCTCACAACCGCACCAAGAAGCACGAGCTGCTGCG GCTGGCCAAGGAGGAGCTGCACCGGCAGGAGCTGCGGCAGCGTGTCCGCATGGCCGACAACGAGGTGATGGACGCCTTCCGCAAGATCATGGCCGCCCGGCAGAAGAAGCGCACGCCCACCAAGAAGGAGAAGGACCAGGCCTGGAAGACCCTGAAGGAGCGGGAGAGCATCCTCAAGCTGCTGGATGGGTAG